Proteins encoded together in one Ciona intestinalis chromosome 1, KH, whole genome shotgun sequence window:
- the LOC100181920 gene encoding RNA 3'-terminal phosphate cyclase-like, with protein sequence MASGNSGFPFPNQNNFSNMNKFNNASGKSANPMNDMIPGCSLTNPGSGSYSSNVQMPNIKGTSMLPSSSFTNGYNKWTTNSDDAESADITEIDGGIMEGGGQILRIATALSTILHKPISISSIRANRTNPGLRPQHMTGIQLVRDLCSGQLTGDQVGSQCYTLIPNMLQSGTFVGDTGTAGAVSLLLQIALPCLMFTPSVSYLTLCGGTNAEMAPQIDYTIQVLKPVLEAFGVRMDCQIVKRGYFPRGGGEITVQAKPIRQLHPINLTNLGSIKRITGRAFVAGVIPFKIAQQMAKSATSVLWRSYPEVPINIQAVQEPKNAVVGNGTGIIVVAETTTGCCISGTALGRKGIQAEQVGSDAAEMLLRNLSYGACVDEYLQDQLIIFMALAAGYSRIKTGPITLHTQTAIHIASMMTQAQFNIVQASPNATDSYIIECCGIGHCNPYL encoded by the coding sequence ATGGCAAGTGGTAATTCAGGATTTCCATTTCCGAACCAAAATAACTTTTCTAACATgaacaaatttaacaatgCAAGTGGCAAAAGTGCGAATCCTATGAATGATATGATACCAGGGTGTAGTTTGACTAACCCTGGATCAGGATCATATTCTAGTAACGTTCAAATGCCGAACATAAAAGGCACCAGTATGCTCCCTAGTTCAAGCTTTACCAATGGCTACAACAAATGGACAACAAACTCAGATGACGCTGAATCAGCAGACATTACTGAGATAGATGGTGGGATTATGGAAGGGGGAGGTCAGATTCTTCGCATTGCGACCGCTCTCAGCACTATTCTACATAAGCCTATCTCAATCAGTTCTATCCGTGCCAACAGAACTAACCCCGGATTACGACCACAGCATATGACTGGCATACAACTTGTGAGAGATCTATGTTCAGGTCAACTAACTGGTGACCAGGTTGGATCGCAGTGCTACACACTAATACCAAACATGCTACAAAGTGGGACCTTTGTTGGTGATACAGGCACAGCTGGTGCTGTAAGCCTGTTGTTACAAATTGCACTGCCTTGCCTAATGTTTACCCCGAGTGTATCTTATTTGACCCTCTGTGGAGGCACCAATGCTGAAATGGCCCCACAAATTGATTATACCATTCAAGTGCTTAAGCCGGTACTGGAGGCATTTGGTGTGCGCATGGATTGCCAGATCGTTAAGAGAGGTTACTTTCCAAGAGGTGGTGGTGAAATCACTGTTCAAGCAAAGCCAATTCGTCAACTTCATCCAATTAACCTCACTAATCTAGGTTCCATTAAACGAATAACCGGACGTGCCTTTGTTGCTGGAGTCATCCCATTCAAAATAGCCCAGCAGATGGCCAAATCTGCTACCTCAGTTCTGTGGCGGTCTTATCCTGAGGTGCCAATTAATATTCAGGCGGTTCAAGAACCAAAAAATGCTGTGGTTGGCAATGGCACAGGAATAATAGTAGTCGCCGAAACAACAACAGGATGTTGCATCTCTGGTACCGCTCTTGGTCGCAAAGGTATACAAGCAGAACAGGTTGGATCAGATGCTGCTGAAATGCTGCTAAGGAATCTATCCTATGGTGCATGTGTTGACGAATACTTGCAAGATCAACTGATCATATTCATGGCCCTTGCAGCTGGTTACTCTAGAATTAAAACTGGCCCAATCACCCTACACACGCAAACTGCTATACACATTGCAAGTATGATGACCCAGGCTCAATTCAATATTGTCCAAGCTTCTCCAAATGCCACAGATAGCTACATCATCGAATGTTGTGGGATTGGTCACTGCAATCCTTATCTTTAA
- the LOC104265342 gene encoding uncharacterized protein LOC104265342 isoform X2: MFRISGCLIVKKLLGVGFMTASRKLKSICESLGIDGSGSVEDNLNKLNELILFKEIYPKMFRHLKRCGGGIVHFRCVHGIAVYMKFTLRQESARDYVDGILSFAQQPNVVVTDIASQVAHHGENRKVGMFSPFRGMLYQWTKENLQLAEDGKLEPVKLKLDSENSALNFYSLCDKFHHKTKKRGGEKAFRDLRMCSDLRFNSSIAEQANSIMKKDRPSFSSMNPINFMFMSRLSLELQNRVINDKNLKRTRRDFGFASAALHSSEKKLTQKNIDERKGEVQLTKQDSKYEDDNSLSSIVRNKNDVGSPDNQRNRCGDTVPNQPKRKKCEVDEVLNTVSHIMSPIHCIEDPQNAETDKLWKTKQHNMVVAANPVEKFCVLRHESFCTFAPNNWLDTSAVEYVLRLLASTSCHESVLVLDSFVTNCIVDGKEKILSRHCMNKITFSKYNFIMGAFNKNESHWNLFCLHLQRKKIFLIDPFGSEPSHTLIERVRTYLSMRQNAADADLGKWEWTVGKLQHPKQTDSHSCGVIVLKIAECLIETFKDQVLFGVSKTDVKMMRYYFARKILSTSENIAEICRACGGVANYKQWVACDNCGKWYHIRCLGIPKKRLQMRKEQWTCAFCL; the protein is encoded by the exons ATGTTCAGAATCAGTGGATGTCTTATTGTAAAGAAATTATTGGGCGTGGGTTTTATg acTGCTTCCAGAAAACTAAAGAGTATTTGTGAAAGTCTTGGGATTGATGGCAGTGGAAGTGTGGAAGACAATCTTAACAAACTAAATGAGCTCATACTATTTAAAGAAATCTATCCAAAAATGTTTCGACATTTAAAGAGATGTGGGG gtGGGATTGTTCACTTTCGTTGTGTGCATGGAATCGCTGTGTACATGAAATTCACCCTACGACAGGAAAGTGCGAGGGATTATGTAGATGGCATTCTGTCATTTGCCCAGCAACCCAATGTTGTTGTAACTGACATAGCCTCTCAG GTTGCTCATCACGGAGAGAACAGAAAAGTGGGTATGTTTTCTCCATTCAGAGGAATGCTTTATCAATGGACCAAAGAAAACCTGCAATTAGCGGAGGATGGAAAGTTAGAGCCAGTTAAACTCAAGCTTGACAGTGAGAATTCTGCACTCAACTTTTACAGTTTATGTGACAAGTTTCaccacaaaactaaaaaaagagGAGGGGAAAAAGCTTTCAGAGATTTAAGAATGTGTTCAGATCTAAGGTTTAACAGCAGCATAGCTGAGCAGGCTAATTCGATCATGAAAAAAGAcag ACCATCATTCTCATCCATGAATCCCATTAACTTTATGTTCATGTCACGTTTGAGTTTAGAACTGCAAAATAGGGTCATCAATGATAAAAACTTGAAAAGAACAAGGCGTGATTTTGGATTTGCCTCAGCAGCATTGCATAGTTCGGAAA AAAAGTTAACCCAAAAGAATATAGATGAAAGGAAGGGAGAAGTACAATTAACAAAGCAGGACAGCAAATATGAAGATGATAACAGTTTATCAAGTATAGtgagaaataaaaatgatgtAGGCAGCCCAGACAATCAAAGAAATAGATGTGGCGACACAGTACCTAACCAAccaaaaagaaagaaatgtgAGGTGGATGAAGTGCTAAATACAGTGAGTCACATAATGAGTCCCATACATTGCATAGAAGATCCACAAAATGCAGAAACAGATAAG CTCtggaaaacaaaacagcacaACATGGTAGTTGCAGCAAATCCAGTAGAAAAGTTTTGTGTGCTAAGGCATGAGTCATTTTGCACATTTGCTCCTAACAATTGGTTGGATACTTCG GCTGTTGAATATGTTTTGAGGCTATTAGCCTCAACATCGTGTCATGAATCTGTGCTAGTCTTGGACAGTTTCGTTACAAATTGCATCGTCGatggaaaagaaaaaattttaagtCGGCATTGCATGAATAAG ATCACCTTCTCAAAGTACAATTTTATAATGGGtgcttttaacaaaaatgaaagTCACTGGAATTTGTTC tgCCTGCATCTGCAAcgcaagaaaatatttttaattgatcCTTTTGGAAGTGAGCCTTCACATACATTAATTGAACGAGTAAG AACATATTTAAGCATGAGACAGAATGCTGCTGATGCGGACTTGGGCAAATGGGAATGGACAGTTGGAAAACTGCAACATCCAAAACAAACAGATAGCCACAGTTGTGGAGTTATAGTTTTAAAG ATTGCAGAATGTCTCATTGAGACTTTTAAAGACCAAGTTTTGTTTGGAGTTTCCAAAACGGATGTTAAAATGATGAGGTACTATTTTGCGAGGAAAATTCTGTCGACTTCAG AGAACATTGCTGAAATATGCAGAGCATGTGGTGGTGTTGCCAATTACAAACAATGG GTTGCTTGTGACAATTGTGGTAAGTGGTACCACATTCGATGTTTGGGAATACCAAAAAAACGCTTACAAATGCGTAAAGAGCAATGGACTTGtgcattttgtttgtaa
- the zf(c2h2)-86 gene encoding spliceosome-associated protein CWC15 homolog, with amino-acid sequence MTTAHRATFAPAKAGASRGESDLGKLSKQYSSRDLPSHKTLKYRQPGQNAPEDIRGRDLRHELAEREHSSRSDKRSDSRSSRDSKRQRLDHVPASNLDADDAARSDSDSDSDDSEDDTAELMAELNRIKKERAEETAKLEEEKREEAERIRTENILSGNPLLTDAKANSNFSVKRRWDDDVVFKNCARGESDKTKQNFINDTLRSEFHKKFMDKYVK; translated from the exons ATGACAACTGCTCACCGAGCCACCTTCGCACCTGCTAAAGCCGGTGCTTCAAGAGGTGAAAGTGATTTAGGGAAATTATCAAAACAATATTCAAGTCGGGATCTACCAAGTCACAAAACACTTAAGTACAGACAACCTGGCCAG AATGCTCCAGAAGACATCAGAGGAAGAGATCTTCGTCATGAGTTAGCTGAGAGGGAGCATTCATCAAGATCAGATAAGAGGTCTGATAGCAGGTCATCACGAGACTCCAAACGACAAAGATTAGATCATGTTCCCGCATCCAATTTAGATGCCGATGATGCTGCGCGCAGT GACAGCGACTCAGATTCTGATGACTCCGAAGATGACACAGCAGAATTAATGGCTGAGCTTAACCGAATTAAAAAAGAGAGAGCTGAAGAGACTGCAAAACTG gAAGAGGAAAAGAGAGAAGAAGCAGAGCGAATCCgaacagaaaatattttaagcggAAACCCACTTCTGACTGATGCCAAAGCAAATTCTAACTTTTCTGTGAAAAGAAG ATGGGATGATGATGTAGTGTTTAAAAACTGTGCACGAGGTGAATCGGACAAGACAAAACAGAATTTTATCAATGACACCCTACGATCAGAATTCCACAAAAAGTTCATGGACAAATATGTGAAGTGA
- the LOC104265342 gene encoding uncharacterized protein LOC104265342 isoform X1 → MFRISGCLIVKKLLGVGFMTASRKLKSICESLGIDGSGSVEDNLNKLNELILFKEIYPKMFRHLKRCGGGIVHFRCVHGIAVYMKFTLRQESARDYVDGILSFAQQPNVVVTDIASQVAHHGENRKVGMFSPFRGMLYQWTKENLQLAEDGKLEPVKLKLDSENSALNFYSLCDKFHHKTKKRGGEKAFRDLRMCSDLRFNSSIAEQANSIMKKDRPSFSSMNPINFMFMSRLSLELQNRVINDKNLKRTRRDFGFASAALHSSEKKLTQKNIDERKGEVQLTKQDSKYEDDNSLSSIVRNKNDVGSPDNQRNRCGDTVPNQPKRKKCEVDEVLNTVSHIMSPIHCIEDPQNAETDKLWKTKQHNMVVAANPVEKFCVLRHESFCTFAPNNWLDTSAVEYVLRLLASTSCHESVLVLDSFVTNCIVDGKEKILSRHCMNKITFSKYNFIMGAFNKNESHWNLFCLHLQRKKIFLIDPFGSEPSHTLIERVRTYLSMRQNAADADLGKWEWTVGKLQHPKQTDSHSCGVIVLKIAECLIETFKDQVLFGVSKTDVKMMRYYFARKILSTSGTTVCYYGTAKVFNLCKLQRTLLKYAEHVVVLPITNNGLLVTIVVSGTTFDVWEYQKNAYKCVKSNGLVHFVCK, encoded by the exons ATGTTCAGAATCAGTGGATGTCTTATTGTAAAGAAATTATTGGGCGTGGGTTTTATg acTGCTTCCAGAAAACTAAAGAGTATTTGTGAAAGTCTTGGGATTGATGGCAGTGGAAGTGTGGAAGACAATCTTAACAAACTAAATGAGCTCATACTATTTAAAGAAATCTATCCAAAAATGTTTCGACATTTAAAGAGATGTGGGG gtGGGATTGTTCACTTTCGTTGTGTGCATGGAATCGCTGTGTACATGAAATTCACCCTACGACAGGAAAGTGCGAGGGATTATGTAGATGGCATTCTGTCATTTGCCCAGCAACCCAATGTTGTTGTAACTGACATAGCCTCTCAG GTTGCTCATCACGGAGAGAACAGAAAAGTGGGTATGTTTTCTCCATTCAGAGGAATGCTTTATCAATGGACCAAAGAAAACCTGCAATTAGCGGAGGATGGAAAGTTAGAGCCAGTTAAACTCAAGCTTGACAGTGAGAATTCTGCACTCAACTTTTACAGTTTATGTGACAAGTTTCaccacaaaactaaaaaaagagGAGGGGAAAAAGCTTTCAGAGATTTAAGAATGTGTTCAGATCTAAGGTTTAACAGCAGCATAGCTGAGCAGGCTAATTCGATCATGAAAAAAGAcag ACCATCATTCTCATCCATGAATCCCATTAACTTTATGTTCATGTCACGTTTGAGTTTAGAACTGCAAAATAGGGTCATCAATGATAAAAACTTGAAAAGAACAAGGCGTGATTTTGGATTTGCCTCAGCAGCATTGCATAGTTCGGAAA AAAAGTTAACCCAAAAGAATATAGATGAAAGGAAGGGAGAAGTACAATTAACAAAGCAGGACAGCAAATATGAAGATGATAACAGTTTATCAAGTATAGtgagaaataaaaatgatgtAGGCAGCCCAGACAATCAAAGAAATAGATGTGGCGACACAGTACCTAACCAAccaaaaagaaagaaatgtgAGGTGGATGAAGTGCTAAATACAGTGAGTCACATAATGAGTCCCATACATTGCATAGAAGATCCACAAAATGCAGAAACAGATAAG CTCtggaaaacaaaacagcacaACATGGTAGTTGCAGCAAATCCAGTAGAAAAGTTTTGTGTGCTAAGGCATGAGTCATTTTGCACATTTGCTCCTAACAATTGGTTGGATACTTCG GCTGTTGAATATGTTTTGAGGCTATTAGCCTCAACATCGTGTCATGAATCTGTGCTAGTCTTGGACAGTTTCGTTACAAATTGCATCGTCGatggaaaagaaaaaattttaagtCGGCATTGCATGAATAAG ATCACCTTCTCAAAGTACAATTTTATAATGGGtgcttttaacaaaaatgaaagTCACTGGAATTTGTTC tgCCTGCATCTGCAAcgcaagaaaatatttttaattgatcCTTTTGGAAGTGAGCCTTCACATACATTAATTGAACGAGTAAG AACATATTTAAGCATGAGACAGAATGCTGCTGATGCGGACTTGGGCAAATGGGAATGGACAGTTGGAAAACTGCAACATCCAAAACAAACAGATAGCCACAGTTGTGGAGTTATAGTTTTAAAG ATTGCAGAATGTCTCATTGAGACTTTTAAAGACCAAGTTTTGTTTGGAGTTTCCAAAACGGATGTTAAAATGATGAGGTACTATTTTGCGAGGAAAATTCTGTCGACTTCAGGTACTACTGTTTGCTACTATGGAACTGCTAAAGTTTTTAATCTTTGTAAATTGCAGAGAACATTGCTGAAATATGCAGAGCATGTGGTGGTGTTGCCAATTACAAACAATGG GTTGCTTGTGACAATTGTGGTAAGTGGTACCACATTCGATGTTTGGGAATACCAAAAAAACGCTTACAAATGCGTAAAGAGCAATGGACTTGtgcattttgtttgtaaatag
- the LOC104265342 gene encoding uncharacterized protein LOC104265342 isoform X3 produces MFRHLKRCGGGIVHFRCVHGIAVYMKFTLRQESARDYVDGILSFAQQPNVVVTDIASQVAHHGENRKVGMFSPFRGMLYQWTKENLQLAEDGKLEPVKLKLDSENSALNFYSLCDKFHHKTKKRGGEKAFRDLRMCSDLRFNSSIAEQANSIMKKDRPSFSSMNPINFMFMSRLSLELQNRVINDKNLKRTRRDFGFASAALHSSEKKLTQKNIDERKGEVQLTKQDSKYEDDNSLSSIVRNKNDVGSPDNQRNRCGDTVPNQPKRKKCEVDEVLNTVSHIMSPIHCIEDPQNAETDKLWKTKQHNMVVAANPVEKFCVLRHESFCTFAPNNWLDTSAVEYVLRLLASTSCHESVLVLDSFVTNCIVDGKEKILSRHCMNKITFSKYNFIMGAFNKNESHWNLFCLHLQRKKIFLIDPFGSEPSHTLIERVRTYLSMRQNAADADLGKWEWTVGKLQHPKQTDSHSCGVIVLKIAECLIETFKDQVLFGVSKTDVKMMRYYFARKILSTSGTTVCYYGTAKVFNLCKLQRTLLKYAEHVVVLPITNNGLLVTIVVSGTTFDVWEYQKNAYKCVKSNGLVHFVCK; encoded by the exons ATGTTTCGACATTTAAAGAGATGTGGGG gtGGGATTGTTCACTTTCGTTGTGTGCATGGAATCGCTGTGTACATGAAATTCACCCTACGACAGGAAAGTGCGAGGGATTATGTAGATGGCATTCTGTCATTTGCCCAGCAACCCAATGTTGTTGTAACTGACATAGCCTCTCAG GTTGCTCATCACGGAGAGAACAGAAAAGTGGGTATGTTTTCTCCATTCAGAGGAATGCTTTATCAATGGACCAAAGAAAACCTGCAATTAGCGGAGGATGGAAAGTTAGAGCCAGTTAAACTCAAGCTTGACAGTGAGAATTCTGCACTCAACTTTTACAGTTTATGTGACAAGTTTCaccacaaaactaaaaaaagagGAGGGGAAAAAGCTTTCAGAGATTTAAGAATGTGTTCAGATCTAAGGTTTAACAGCAGCATAGCTGAGCAGGCTAATTCGATCATGAAAAAAGAcag ACCATCATTCTCATCCATGAATCCCATTAACTTTATGTTCATGTCACGTTTGAGTTTAGAACTGCAAAATAGGGTCATCAATGATAAAAACTTGAAAAGAACAAGGCGTGATTTTGGATTTGCCTCAGCAGCATTGCATAGTTCGGAAA AAAAGTTAACCCAAAAGAATATAGATGAAAGGAAGGGAGAAGTACAATTAACAAAGCAGGACAGCAAATATGAAGATGATAACAGTTTATCAAGTATAGtgagaaataaaaatgatgtAGGCAGCCCAGACAATCAAAGAAATAGATGTGGCGACACAGTACCTAACCAAccaaaaagaaagaaatgtgAGGTGGATGAAGTGCTAAATACAGTGAGTCACATAATGAGTCCCATACATTGCATAGAAGATCCACAAAATGCAGAAACAGATAAG CTCtggaaaacaaaacagcacaACATGGTAGTTGCAGCAAATCCAGTAGAAAAGTTTTGTGTGCTAAGGCATGAGTCATTTTGCACATTTGCTCCTAACAATTGGTTGGATACTTCG GCTGTTGAATATGTTTTGAGGCTATTAGCCTCAACATCGTGTCATGAATCTGTGCTAGTCTTGGACAGTTTCGTTACAAATTGCATCGTCGatggaaaagaaaaaattttaagtCGGCATTGCATGAATAAG ATCACCTTCTCAAAGTACAATTTTATAATGGGtgcttttaacaaaaatgaaagTCACTGGAATTTGTTC tgCCTGCATCTGCAAcgcaagaaaatatttttaattgatcCTTTTGGAAGTGAGCCTTCACATACATTAATTGAACGAGTAAG AACATATTTAAGCATGAGACAGAATGCTGCTGATGCGGACTTGGGCAAATGGGAATGGACAGTTGGAAAACTGCAACATCCAAAACAAACAGATAGCCACAGTTGTGGAGTTATAGTTTTAAAG ATTGCAGAATGTCTCATTGAGACTTTTAAAGACCAAGTTTTGTTTGGAGTTTCCAAAACGGATGTTAAAATGATGAGGTACTATTTTGCGAGGAAAATTCTGTCGACTTCAGGTACTACTGTTTGCTACTATGGAACTGCTAAAGTTTTTAATCTTTGTAAATTGCAGAGAACATTGCTGAAATATGCAGAGCATGTGGTGGTGTTGCCAATTACAAACAATGG GTTGCTTGTGACAATTGTGGTAAGTGGTACCACATTCGATGTTTGGGAATACCAAAAAAACGCTTACAAATGCGTAAAGAGCAATGGACTTGtgcattttgtttgtaaatag
- the LOC100179600 gene encoding ras-related GTP-binding protein A-like, with product MKKKVLLMGKSGAGKTSMRSIIFANFIARDTRRLGATIDVEHAHVRFLGNLILNLWDCGGQEAFMENYFASQKDNIFRNVEVMIYVFDVESRELERDMHYYQTCLEAILQNSPNAKIFCLIHKMDLVQEDQRDIVFGAREEELVRLSKPLECSCFKTSIWDETLYKAWSSIMYQLIPNVQELESNLARFSEIINADEVLLFEKATFLVISHNERREHKDIHRFEKISNIIKQFKLSCSKVAASFQSMEVRNKSFAAFIEMFTSNTYVMVIMSDTSMPSELTLINIRNARKHFEKLEKLDRNRLDPGRQWKV from the exons ATGAAGAAAaag gTTTTACTTATGGGTAAATCAGGAGCAGGAAAGACAAGCATGCGCTCAATTATATTCGCAAACTTCATAGCAAGAGATACAAGACGGCTTGGAGCAACAA TTGACGTTGAGCATGCTCATGTAAGGTTTCTTGGCAACCTTATATTAAACTTATGGGATTGTGGAGG GCAGGAAGCATTCATGGAAAACTACTTTGCAAGTCAAAAGGACAATATCTTTCGTAATGTTGAAGTCATGATTTATGTCTTTGACGTCGAGAGCAGAGAATTGGAACGTGACATGCATTATTATCAAACATGTCTTGAAGCAATCTTGCAAAATTCACCAAATGCCAAAATCTTCTGTCTTATCCATAAAATGGACCTGGTACAAGAGGACCAAAGAGACATT gtCTTTGGTGCAAGGGAAGAGGAACTTGTACGTTTATCTAAACCACTGGAGTGTTCTTGCTTCAAAACCTCCATATGGGATGAAACATTATACAAA GCGTGGTCAAGCATCATGTACCAGCTGATACCAAATGTACAGGAGTTAGAATCAAACTTGGCGAGGTTTTCAGAGATTATCAATGCAGATGAG GTTCTGTTGTTTGAAAAGGCAActtttttggttatttctCACAATGAAAGGAGAGAACATAAAGACATTCATCGCTTTGAGAAAATAAGCAACatcataaaacaatttaagttaagttgtag CAAAGTAGCTGCCTCGTTTCAAAGTATGGAGGTACGGAACAAAAGTTTTGCAGCTTTTATTGAAATGTTCACTTCAAATACCTATGTGATGGTCATAATGTCGGACACTTCAATGC CATCCGAGTTGACGCTTATTAACATCCGGAACGCTcgaaaacattttgaaaaacttGAAAAGCTCGACCGGAATCGATTAGACCCAGGAAGGCAGTGGAAAGTTTGA
- the LOC113474251 gene encoding uncharacterized protein LOC113474251 → MTIQHYLVLIVQIYIYKRLFNMFVKSANELKQIVLEWDHCQLCNFRDGEKMLEHVMQKHMKKAVSCLYKEDTGYALQCHLFSCKGEKLTKQGHFHCPTCEKSFVRGYTLKRHQEHHHSRHKETNKTLKSGIARISLPKSHNCKVCGECFQKAEQLKLHSSLLHSFEKSLPSVCIDRSRGIFMVALRKSGLVAPIHVQSHKVLQVQICGNEVCNKVMMSGKLDNPAIECIHLKSVGSAQMAEVRHLTVESLQKLLDMKLIKKDNYDKYIGMYEDSLIEKYPLVVQADFSNFGCSTRMFYYSVYTGKKDYYCQFKRVRVKFDSEVGYWSCECPYSGENKTCTHEIVAKWHCTQTNGAILKNEKRKFFLSKDDRDLMDYFITCKKIPAPENLPPNLLKDSVPTDRLIPNEEWCPRCQSAIHTQSVKKATVYGLGKFWRNISVETKVCTECTFPIRFQDYSSGIHNFNNNVLLSLNLCSYLLRSIQNHVGVETAIKMIYPSEQVLSIPVNIIRNAFYHFCALSDLEYNFKCTLCGPNPKIIIGDGNWKNTCQIASTVITIFKFCLFT, encoded by the exons ATGACAATCCAACattatcttgttttaatagtgcaaatatatatatacaaaaggCTATTTAACATGTTTGTGAAATCTGCCAATGAGCTAAAACAAATAGTTTTGGAATGGGATCACTGTCAACTGTGCAATTTCAGAGATGGGGAAAAAATGTTAGAACATGTGATGCAGAAGCACATGAAAAAAGCTGTTTCTTGCTTATACAAGGAAGACACAG GCTATGCACTCCAGTGCCATTTGTTCAGTTGCAAAGGGGAAAAGTTAACGAAACAAGGTCATTTTCATTGTCCAACATGCGAAAAGTCTTTTGTTCGCGGATACACCTTGAAACGACATCAGG agCATCATCATTCAAGGCACAAGGAAACTAACAAAACACTGAAATCTGGTATTG CGAGAATATCTCTTCCCAAGAGCCACAATTGCAAAGTGTGTGGTGAATGTTTTCAAAAAGCTGAACAACTAAAGTTGCATTCATCATTGCTACATTCGTTTGAAAAATCACTGCCATCCGTTTGTATTGACCGTTCACGCGGTATATTTATGGTGGCACTAAGAAAATCTGGTTTGGTAGCACCAATTCATGTCCAGAGCCATAAGGTTTTGCAAGTCCAAATCTGTGGTAATGAGGTGTGCAACAAAGTAATGATGTCTGGTAAATTGGACAATCCCGCAATCGAatgtattcatttaaaatctgTTGGATCAGCACAAATGGCTGAAGTGAGACACCTTACTGTTGAGtctttacaaaaacttttggACATGAAACTTATTAAGAAGGATAATTATGACAAGTACATTGGAATGTATGAGGATAGTCTTATAGAAAAGTATCCCCTAGTTGTTCAAGCTGATTTTTCAAACTTTGGTTGTAGCACAAGGATGTTTTATTATTCCGTTTATACTGGTAAAAAGGATTACTACTGTCAATTCAAAAGAGTCCGAGTAAAATTTGACTCTGAAGTGGGATATTGGTCTTGTGAGTGTCCGTATTctggagaaaataaaacttgcaCTCATGAAATTGTTGCTAAGTGGCATTGTACACAAACCAATGGGGCgatattaaaaaatgagaaaag GAAATTCTTCTTATCAAAAGATGATAGAGATTTGATGGACTATTTCAtaacctgtaaaaaaatacctgCCCCAGAAAACTTGCCACCGAACTTGCTTAAAGACTCCGTACCTACCGACCGATTAATTCCAAATGAAGAATGGTGCCCACGGTGTCAATCAGCTATACACACACAAAGTGTTAAAAAGGCAACCGTTTACGGATTAGGAAAGTTTTGGAGAA ATATTTCAGTTGAAACTAAAGTTTGCACTGAATGCACCTTTCCAATAAGATTTCAGGATTATTCTTCAGGAATTCACAACTTCAACAACAATGTATTGTTGTCATTAAACTTATGCAGCTACTTGCTTCGTTCCAttcaa AATCATGTTGGAGTTGAGACTGCAATCAAAATGATCTACCCAAGTGAACAAGTACTATCCATTCCAGTCAACATAATAAGAAAtgcattttatcatttctGTGCTTTGTCGGATTTGGAATATAACTTCAAATGCACCTTGTGTGGACCAAATCCCAAAATAATTATTGGTGATGGCAACTGGAAAAATACATGCCAGATTGCAAGTACAGtcattacaatttttaaattctgtttgTTTACCTAA